In the genome of Bacteroidota bacterium, one region contains:
- a CDS encoding AMP-binding protein — MYIPIIETKSKEEIKMFQESKLPEILGYLKNNSKFYQDLFYEQKIDITKIKTLEDLIQIPVTTKNDLQKRNKDFLCVDEEKIIDYLSTSGTLGEPVIFAMTNNDLDRLAYNEYISFSCADAIKTDIFQLMVTMDRRFMAGMAYYSGIRKLGAGIVRVGPGNPELQFDTINRISPTAFITVPSFIIKLIEYAEKNNFDLNKTSISKAVCIGESIRTGNFELNTLGKRIIDKWNIKLYSTYASTEMGTAFTECKHGRGGHHHPEIIIVEILDSKNNPVKEGEAGEVTVTNIGVEGIPLLRFKTGDICHFYTDPCKCGRNTMRLGPVIGRKQQMIKYKGTILYPPALFDILNDIQNVKNYIVEVFTNELGTDEIVVKVGSNLINSGFEKEIKDFFRAKIRVAPGIQIMNPAEISKIQFPEMSRKPITFIDKRKI; from the coding sequence ATGTATATCCCAATAATTGAAACAAAATCGAAAGAAGAAATCAAGATGTTTCAAGAAAGCAAATTACCTGAAATATTAGGATATTTGAAAAATAATTCAAAATTTTATCAAGATTTATTTTATGAGCAAAAAATTGATATTACAAAAATAAAAACGCTTGAAGACTTAATCCAAATTCCTGTTACTACAAAAAATGATCTCCAAAAACGAAACAAAGATTTTTTGTGTGTTGATGAAGAAAAAATAATAGACTATTTATCAACATCAGGAACTTTGGGCGAACCTGTTATTTTTGCGATGACAAATAATGATTTAGACAGATTAGCTTATAATGAATATATTTCTTTTTCGTGTGCTGATGCCATAAAAACTGATATTTTTCAACTTATGGTAACAATGGATAGGCGTTTTATGGCAGGTATGGCATATTATTCAGGAATTCGAAAATTGGGTGCTGGCATTGTGAGAGTTGGTCCGGGAAATCCCGAATTGCAATTCGACACTATTAATAGAATTTCTCCAACTGCATTCATTACAGTCCCTTCCTTCATAATAAAACTTATTGAATATGCAGAAAAAAACAATTTCGACTTAAACAAAACATCTATTTCAAAAGCTGTTTGCATTGGCGAATCCATCAGGACTGGAAATTTCGAACTCAATACTCTGGGAAAAAGAATAATTGACAAATGGAATATTAAACTTTATTCAACCTATGCTTCTACAGAAATGGGAACAGCTTTCACCGAATGTAAACATGGAAGGGGAGGTCATCATCATCCTGAAATCATTATTGTGGAAATTTTAGATAGCAAAAATAATCCGGTTAAAGAAGGGGAGGCAGGAGAAGTTACCGTTACAAATATTGGAGTTGAAGGGATACCATTACTTCGTTTTAAAACAGGAGATATTTGCCATTTTTATACTGACCCTTGTAAATGTGGCAGGAATACAATGCGTTTGGGTCCTGTAATCGGAAGAAAACAACAAATGATAAAATATAAAGGAACAATTCTTTATCCTCCAGCTTTGTTCGATATTTTAAATGACATTCAAAATGTTAAAAACTATATTGTTGAAGTTTTTACTAATGAATTAGGAACTGACGAAATTGTTGTGAAAGTGGGTAGTAATTTGATAAATTCTGGATTTGAAAAAGAAATCAAAGATTTTTTTAGAGCAAAAATCAGAGTTGCACCTGGCATTCAGATAATGAATCCTGCCGAAATTTCAAAAATACAATTTCCTGAAATGAGCAGGAAACCAATTACTTTCATTGATAAAAGAAAAATATAA
- a CDS encoding acyltransferase has product MNFIQEFEKMRPYIDSEVEDAINRIVKKEEFKNILSFLYENENRNDVIEMFKSIKTISSFQSKFSHYAVREIVRKTSAGLSTSGLEKLDNSKPYLFIANHRDIVLDSAIMQMLLVEYKHKTSQITFGSNLMFGEFVIDLGKLNKMFTFYRGGSKIQMYKNAVLHSEYIRHVISNEKESIWIAQRDGRTKDGNDKTQVALIKMLVMGKKDFLTAIRELYIVPVTISYEYEPCDALKVQELILSKSGEYKKQKNEDINSVLRGIKDYKGKIHMTFGTPINNFLEELPVAGISKNELIDIIIQEINNQTYKNYEIWPRNYIAYDIFTTSNKYFKIKYSQEQKNDFMDYVNSKISTIKGDKSELKNMFTQMYAMPLINFNKTQ; this is encoded by the coding sequence ATGAATTTCATACAAGAATTTGAAAAAATGCGACCATATATTGATAGTGAAGTTGAAGACGCTATTAATAGAATTGTAAAAAAGGAAGAATTCAAAAACATTCTTTCATTTTTGTATGAAAATGAAAATAGAAATGATGTAATTGAAATGTTTAAAAGCATTAAAACTATTTCTTCGTTTCAATCAAAATTTTCTCATTATGCTGTTCGAGAAATCGTAAGAAAAACTTCAGCCGGACTAAGTACTTCCGGATTAGAAAAATTAGACAATAGTAAACCTTACCTGTTTATTGCAAATCATAGAGATATTGTTTTAGATTCTGCAATAATGCAAATGTTGCTTGTAGAATACAAGCATAAAACATCGCAAATTACTTTTGGCAGCAATTTAATGTTCGGAGAGTTTGTAATTGATCTCGGCAAACTAAACAAAATGTTTACGTTTTATAGAGGAGGATCAAAAATTCAAATGTATAAGAACGCCGTATTACATTCCGAGTATATTCGACATGTGATTTCTAATGAAAAAGAATCGATATGGATAGCACAAAGAGACGGCAGAACAAAAGACGGTAATGATAAAACGCAAGTGGCTTTAATAAAAATGTTGGTTATGGGAAAAAAGGATTTTCTTACTGCAATAAGAGAATTATATATTGTTCCGGTAACTATATCATACGAATATGAACCTTGCGATGCTCTAAAAGTACAAGAATTGATTTTATCAAAAAGTGGAGAATACAAAAAACAAAAAAATGAGGATATAAATAGTGTTTTGAGAGGCATTAAAGATTATAAAGGAAAAATACATATGACTTTTGGAACACCAATAAATAATTTCTTAGAAGAATTACCTGTTGCAGGTATTTCGAAAAATGAATTGATTGATATTATTATCCAGGAAATTAATAATCAAACTTATAAAAATTATGAAATCTGGCCAAGGAATTATATTGCTTATGATATTTTTACAACTTCTAATAAATATTTCAAAATAAAATATAGTCAAGAGCAAAAAAATGATTTTATGGATTATGTAAACTCAAAAATCTCTACAATAAAAGGAGACAAAAGTGAATTGAAAAATATGTTTACTCAAATGTATGCTATGCCTTTAATCAATTTTAATAAAACTCAATAA